AAACAAGGCGGCGGCACCATGTCTCTAAAGTGGACCGATCTTGAACTTGATCTCCCCGATTTGCTGACTTTCAAGGCCTGCGTTGAACTTGGCAAGCAATTCATCTTTTAAAAAACGCAGCTGATGCAGCCATGCGGAACTGGAGACATGCACGAGAAGGAGGTCACCCTTGACGGCAAACGGTCTGGCGTTTTCCGAAATGGGCGGACCGATTGTTTTTTCCCATATTCGAATCAGGTGCGCAA
This window of the uncultured Desulfosarcina sp. genome carries:
- a CDS encoding DUF721 domain-containing protein, producing MHKKNPSNQPLTPIGEVLDAIIDQCRSDNRGGVAHLIRIWEKTIGPPISENARPFAVKGDLLLVHVSSSAWLHQLRFLKDELLAKFNAGLESQQIGEIKFKIGPL